Proteins encoded in a region of the Anaerolineales bacterium genome:
- a CDS encoding GDP-mannose 4,6-dehydratase encodes MARYLVTGAAGFIGARVSTLLVEQGHQVVGIDSLNSAYDVRLKHWRLQKLQALPGFAFSRGDIADRVAIETLWKKHDGDAFDAVINLAARAGAWQSVENPYVYMETNAAGTLHLLELARQGGVKKFVLASTSSLYGESKERHFREDLPTDGPLSPYAATKKAAEVICYTYHFLYNLDVTVLRYFTVFGPAGRPEMSLFRFVLRIAEGKPITVYGDGTQERDFTYIDDIARGTIAALKPLGYEIINLGSDRPVVLRDAIALIERLTGKQAVIEYKPRPAADMLSSWADIAKARKLLGWEPQAAFEEGVARIVEWYRAEQSWASQLNLE; translated from the coding sequence ATGGCCCGCTATCTGGTCACGGGAGCGGCCGGATTCATCGGCGCCCGGGTCTCCACCCTGCTGGTCGAACAAGGCCACCAGGTCGTCGGGATCGACAGCTTGAACAGCGCCTACGACGTGCGCCTTAAGCATTGGCGGCTGCAGAAATTGCAGGCCCTGCCGGGCTTCGCTTTTTCGCGGGGGGATATCGCCGACCGCGTGGCGATCGAAACGCTCTGGAAGAAGCACGACGGCGACGCCTTCGACGCGGTGATCAACCTGGCGGCGCGGGCCGGGGCCTGGCAAAGCGTCGAGAATCCCTATGTGTACATGGAGACCAACGCCGCCGGCACCCTCCACCTGCTCGAATTGGCCCGCCAAGGCGGCGTGAAGAAGTTCGTCCTGGCGTCCACCTCAAGCCTGTACGGGGAAAGCAAGGAACGGCATTTTCGGGAAGACCTTCCAACCGACGGGCCGCTCTCCCCGTACGCCGCCACCAAGAAGGCCGCCGAGGTGATCTGCTATACCTACCACTTCCTCTACAACCTGGACGTCACGGTGCTGCGTTACTTCACCGTGTTCGGTCCGGCGGGCCGGCCGGAGATGAGCCTGTTCCGGTTCGTTTTGCGAATCGCCGAAGGGAAACCGATCACCGTCTACGGCGACGGGACGCAGGAGCGCGATTTCACCTACATCGACGACATCGCCCGCGGAACGATTGCGGCGCTCAAGCCGCTCGGGTACGAAATTATCAACCTGGGCAGCGACCGTCCGGTGGTGCTGCGCGACGCGATCGCCCTGATCGAACGCCTGACCGGAAAGCAGGCCGTGATCGAATACAAGCCGCGCCCGGCGGCCGACATGCTCTCCTCCTGGGCCGACATCGCCAAGGCGCGGAAGCTGCTGGGCTGGGAGCCGCAGGCGGCGTTCGAGGAGGGCGTGGCCAGGATCGTCGAATGGTACCGGGCCGAGCAATCCTGGGCCAGCCAGCTTAATTTGGAGTGA
- a CDS encoding NTP transferase domain-containing protein — protein MNVAIITARAGSKSILNKNVMAIAGKPLVSYPIQAAREAKRIQKTYISTDSPEVMEVGRGNGCEIIVRPEELCGDHVNHGEVIKHAVEYADAREKDLRNVALLLGNTVMLDGDLLDQALGMLEERPDLDSVMSVWQAADDHPLRSLEIADGLLRPYGDPNRQASTERQSYPSAYYYDQGVWAFRKECVQRRDGPSPWWWMGKRSAPIVRNWVTGRDIHTLLDAGFSEWWLAHYPDVKTL, from the coding sequence GTGAATGTAGCAATCATCACCGCCCGGGCTGGAAGCAAATCGATCCTCAACAAGAATGTCATGGCGATTGCGGGCAAGCCGCTCGTCTCCTACCCGATACAGGCGGCCCGCGAAGCGAAGCGCATACAAAAAACCTACATCTCCACCGATTCCCCGGAGGTGATGGAAGTCGGGCGCGGGAACGGTTGTGAGATCATCGTCCGTCCGGAGGAACTGTGCGGCGACCATGTTAACCACGGCGAAGTGATCAAGCACGCCGTGGAATACGCCGACGCGCGCGAGAAGGACCTGCGCAACGTCGCCCTGCTTCTGGGCAACACCGTCATGCTCGACGGCGACCTGCTGGACCAGGCGCTCGGCATGCTCGAGGAGCGCCCGGACCTGGATTCGGTGATGAGCGTCTGGCAGGCGGCCGACGACCATCCGCTGCGCTCGCTCGAGATCGCCGACGGCCTGCTGCGGCCCTACGGAGACCCCAACCGCCAGGCGTCGACCGAACGGCAATCCTATCCGTCGGCTTACTACTACGACCAGGGCGTATGGGCCTTCCGCAAGGAGTGCGTCCAGCGCCGCGACGGGCCCAGTCCGTGGTGGTGGATGGGCAAGCGATCGGCCCCCATCGTGCGCAACTGGGTCACCGGCCGCGACATCCACACCCTGCTCGACGCCGGTTTTTCAGAGTGGTGGCTGGCGCACTATCCGGACGTGAAGACGCTGTAG
- a CDS encoding phosphoglycerate dehydrogenase, which produces MSPKIAVTTSSFAKESREPLDALQAAGFELVFNPHGRKLTKPETVELLRGADGVIAGTEALDREVLAQLPDLKIISRVGTAVDNVDREYAKERGIPVCNTPDGPTDGVAELALGGLLALLRRIPQSDASVRRGEFAKPMGRLLHGKTVAVIGMGRIGKALVRLLQPFAVNVIAVDPVRDEPFASRHSIRYVHLEEALLAADVISLHLSGSTKTPLLGAAEFAKMKPGAVLVNAARGGWIDEDALCEALKSGRLGGAYLDVFAAEPYRGPLAGLENVVLTAHIGSYALECRIGMEMDAARKVIEFFQKGGAA; this is translated from the coding sequence GTGAGCCCGAAAATTGCCGTTACCACATCCTCGTTCGCCAAAGAAAGCCGCGAACCCCTCGACGCCTTGCAGGCGGCCGGGTTCGAACTGGTGTTCAATCCGCATGGGCGCAAACTGACCAAACCGGAAACGGTGGAACTGCTGCGCGGCGCGGACGGCGTGATCGCCGGCACCGAAGCCCTCGACCGCGAGGTACTCGCCCAGCTTCCCGATTTGAAGATCATCTCGCGCGTGGGGACGGCGGTGGACAACGTGGACCGCGAGTACGCCAAGGAGCGCGGCATCCCGGTCTGCAACACCCCCGATGGACCGACCGACGGCGTAGCCGAGCTGGCCCTCGGCGGTCTGCTGGCGCTCCTGCGGCGCATCCCGCAATCGGACGCCTCCGTCCGGCGCGGGGAGTTCGCCAAGCCGATGGGCCGGCTGCTGCACGGCAAGACCGTCGCGGTGATCGGGATGGGGCGGATCGGCAAGGCGCTGGTGCGCCTGTTGCAGCCGTTCGCGGTGAACGTGATCGCGGTCGATCCGGTGCGGGACGAGCCGTTCGCCTCCAGGCATTCGATCCGCTATGTCCATCTTGAGGAAGCCCTGCTCGCGGCGGACGTAATCTCCCTTCACCTTTCCGGTTCGACCAAGACCCCCCTGCTCGGCGCGGCGGAGTTCGCCAAGATGAAACCGGGGGCGGTCCTGGTGAATGCGGCCCGCGGCGGGTGGATCGACGAGGACGCGCTGTGCGAGGCGCTGAAAAGCGGAAGGCTGGGCGGTGCATATTTGGACGTATTCGCCGCCGAGCCCTACCGGGGGCCGCTGGCCGGGCTCGAGAACGTTGTACTGACCGCGCACATCGGATCCTACGCGCTGGAATGCCGGATCGGCATGGAAATGGACGCGGCTCGCAAGGTGATCGAATTTTTCCAAAAAGGCGGCGCGGCGTAA
- a CDS encoding NAD(P)-dependent oxidoreductase, with amino-acid sequence MRTIVTGGAGFLGSHLADELSARGHHVTVFDRKPSAELGPNQAQVAGDLNDFDLLCRTLAGMDYVYHYAALSDLNRARELPRETVRVNVEGTVNVLEAARRAGVKRFVFSSTIYVYSDEGSFYRASKQACEAYIEEYQRRYGLEYTILRFGSLYGPRADESNGLYRLLREAARTGRIRYFGEPEDAREYIHVADAARLSVDILAPDYANQHLVITGHYPTRARDLFTMFSEILGREVKVEYAEPEIPDGHYRITPYHFHPRVGKKLTSNLYVDFGQGILQVLEQISREERK; translated from the coding sequence ATGCGGACGATCGTCACCGGAGGGGCGGGTTTCCTCGGCAGCCATCTGGCGGATGAGTTGTCCGCCCGCGGACATCACGTGACGGTGTTCGACCGGAAACCGTCCGCCGAACTCGGACCCAACCAGGCCCAGGTGGCTGGCGACCTGAACGATTTCGACTTGTTGTGCCGGACCCTCGCGGGGATGGATTACGTGTATCACTACGCGGCGCTTTCCGACCTGAACCGCGCCCGCGAGCTCCCGCGCGAGACGGTCCGGGTCAACGTCGAGGGGACGGTCAACGTGCTCGAGGCCGCGCGCCGGGCCGGAGTCAAGCGCTTCGTCTTTTCCAGCACGATTTACGTCTACAGCGACGAAGGCTCCTTCTACCGCGCCAGCAAGCAGGCCTGCGAAGCCTACATTGAGGAATATCAGCGCCGCTATGGGTTGGAGTATACGATCCTGCGCTTCGGCAGCCTGTACGGTCCGCGGGCCGACGAAAGCAACGGGCTCTACCGCCTGTTGCGCGAAGCCGCCCGCACCGGCAGGATCCGCTACTTCGGCGAGCCGGAGGATGCGCGCGAATATATCCATGTGGCTGACGCCGCCCGGCTCAGCGTCGACATCCTCGCCCCCGACTACGCCAACCAGCATCTGGTCATCACCGGCCATTACCCGACCCGCGCCCGTGACCTGTTCACCATGTTCTCGGAGATCCTCGGCCGCGAGGTCAAGGTCGAGTACGCCGAGCCCGAAATCCCCGACGGCCACTACCGCATCACCCCCTACCATTTCCACCCGCGGGTGGGGAAGAAGCTGACATCGAATCTGTATGTCGATTTCGGGCAGGGAATCCTTCAGGTGCTGGAACAGATCTCCCGGGAAGAACGGAAGTAA
- a CDS encoding polysaccharide deacetylase family protein, giving the protein MSFRSRLERLKEFLSPHALVLTYHQVGRRSPDPLNVSLPGETFAAQMEELRRAWNPTPLDALVEGLAQGSLPRRSVAVTFDDGYAAVLSNALPILEQSRIPATVFVSTGCLAGNREFWWDELQRIVWESKTEPAEWKSPPAEVRMRFFPGMPREDAFGILHYAMRCLPPAEIDAAVERIRKEARCRSADPRGDVRPLTAKECVQLAAHPLIAVGAHTVRHAWLAALTEQAQKAELSDSRAALEKLLGRPVRSFSYPYGSRESETPVSVRLARAGGFDYACANVKAAMHGGSDRFWIPRVTPGEAGGAEFTKRLEEHLASARTPRTPQGYAGAERKIRADVRLEADWDRLGLLPGRASQWLAYRWRNLTAPRVRRKKMRIPVLTALWARVRLGAGLAPLSVVSGNERGTPVHRYYIDRFFEEFRSDVRGRVLEFQNDQYATRFGGKNIQRLDILHKEGSGHSKRATIIADLTQPNNVPSEYYDCIICTRVLHIVRDLPAILSEMRRILKPGGVLLAAVPMTDMIEPWWHELWRFTPEGFGALVGSAFGSENASIRAYGNSLIAAAAMRGLTAEEFTRREMDARDERFAIEVCVRAVKKQ; this is encoded by the coding sequence GTGAGCTTTCGCTCGCGCCTCGAGCGTCTGAAGGAATTCCTTTCCCCCCACGCGCTGGTGCTCACCTATCACCAGGTCGGCCGCCGTTCCCCCGATCCGTTGAACGTCAGCCTGCCGGGCGAGACGTTCGCCGCACAGATGGAAGAACTGCGCCGAGCGTGGAATCCCACTCCCCTCGATGCGCTGGTCGAGGGGTTGGCGCAGGGTTCCCTCCCGCGCCGCTCGGTCGCCGTCACCTTCGACGACGGATACGCCGCCGTCCTCTCAAACGCCCTTCCCATCCTGGAACAGAGCCGCATCCCGGCGACGGTGTTTGTTTCCACGGGCTGCCTGGCCGGGAACCGGGAATTTTGGTGGGACGAATTGCAGAGAATCGTCTGGGAGTCGAAAACCGAGCCGGCGGAATGGAAAAGCCCGCCGGCGGAGGTCCGGATGCGGTTCTTTCCGGGCATGCCGCGCGAGGATGCATTCGGAATCCTGCATTATGCGATGCGCTGTCTGCCTCCGGCGGAAATTGATGCGGCCGTGGAGCGGATCCGCAAGGAAGCCCGCTGCCGCTCGGCGGATCCGCGCGGCGATGTGCGGCCGCTTACGGCGAAGGAATGCGTACAGCTCGCCGCGCATCCGCTGATCGCGGTCGGCGCCCACACCGTCCGCCATGCCTGGCTGGCCGCGCTGACGGAGCAGGCGCAGAAAGCCGAGCTGTCGGATTCCCGCGCCGCTTTGGAAAAACTCCTCGGTCGGCCGGTCCGTTCCTTCTCCTACCCGTACGGAAGCCGGGAATCCGAGACGCCGGTTTCTGTGCGGCTGGCGCGCGCAGGAGGATTTGATTACGCCTGCGCGAACGTCAAGGCCGCAATGCACGGCGGATCCGACCGTTTCTGGATCCCGCGCGTCACGCCCGGGGAAGCCGGGGGCGCCGAATTCACCAAACGACTCGAGGAGCACTTGGCGTCCGCCCGCACCCCGCGCACACCCCAGGGGTACGCCGGGGCGGAACGGAAGATCCGCGCAGACGTCCGGCTGGAGGCGGATTGGGACCGGCTGGGACTGCTGCCGGGGCGGGCCTCGCAGTGGCTGGCGTACCGCTGGCGCAACCTTACGGCTCCCCGCGTGCGGCGCAAGAAAATGCGCATCCCGGTCCTGACCGCACTGTGGGCCCGGGTCCGGCTTGGCGCCGGCCTCGCCCCGCTTTCGGTGGTGTCCGGAAACGAGCGCGGGACGCCGGTCCACCGGTACTACATCGACCGGTTCTTTGAGGAATTCCGGTCGGATGTGCGCGGACGCGTGCTGGAATTTCAGAACGACCAATATGCCACGCGCTTCGGCGGGAAGAACATTCAGCGGCTCGACATCCTCCACAAGGAAGGGTCCGGCCACAGCAAACGGGCTACGATCATCGCCGATCTGACCCAGCCCAACAACGTCCCGTCGGAGTATTACGACTGCATCATCTGCACCCGGGTCCTGCACATCGTCCGCGACCTCCCGGCGATACTTTCGGAAATGCGGCGGATCCTCAAACCGGGGGGCGTGCTGCTGGCGGCGGTGCCGATGACCGATATGATCGAACCCTGGTGGCACGAACTGTGGCGGTTCACCCCCGAGGGTTTCGGCGCGCTGGTGGGAAGCGCCTTTGGAAGCGAAAACGCAAGCATCCGGGCCTATGGCAATTCCCTGATCGCGGCCGCGGCCATGCGGGGTCTGACCGCCGAGGAGTTCACCCGGCGCGAGATGGACGCCCGCGACGAGCGGTTTGCCATCGAAGTCTGCGTCCGGGCGGTGAAAAAGCAATAG
- a CDS encoding nucleotide sugar dehydrogenase — MAKKEETTVRGGDTLKKLIRKFRSGKACVGVVGLGYVGLPLVDVFGRAGYSVVGIDVDPRKIDALNKGKSYIEDIPASHVASLVRKGALKATADFSQVRTLDALSICVPTPLRKTGDPDLSFIVNVSEEIVKYLHPGMVIVLESTTYPGTTRELLLPKIEARGLKVGKDIFLAFSPERVDPGRKDWTTVNTPKVIGGITPACTEAALAYYGRAIKTLIPVSSADAAEMSKLLENTFRAVNIGLVNEVAIMCDHLGLDVWEIIGAAATKPFGFMKFTPGPGLGGHCIPIDPLYLSWKLKAVNYNARFIELASEINTNMPRYVAAKVQDALNRNRKAINGSRILVLGVAYKPNVSDLRESPALDVIGLLRQKGAVVDYHDPYVAEVRHDSFQMKSVTDLEGAVQQSDCVVITTDHDAYPWKKILELSRLVVDTRNALGAAGRASPKVVHL; from the coding sequence ATGGCGAAGAAGGAAGAGACGACGGTTCGGGGCGGGGACACCCTTAAGAAATTGATCCGCAAGTTCCGAAGCGGCAAAGCCTGCGTCGGGGTGGTCGGGCTCGGGTATGTCGGATTGCCGCTGGTGGACGTCTTCGGACGCGCCGGATACTCGGTGGTCGGGATCGACGTGGATCCGCGCAAGATCGACGCCTTGAATAAAGGCAAATCGTACATCGAAGACATCCCCGCCTCGCACGTGGCCTCCCTGGTCCGCAAAGGCGCCCTGAAAGCCACCGCTGATTTTTCGCAAGTAAGGACGCTGGACGCCCTGTCGATTTGCGTGCCCACCCCGTTGCGCAAGACGGGGGATCCGGATCTTTCCTTCATCGTCAACGTGTCCGAGGAGATCGTGAAATACCTGCATCCCGGAATGGTGATCGTGCTGGAATCCACCACCTATCCGGGGACGACCCGCGAGCTGCTGCTGCCGAAAATCGAAGCCCGCGGTCTGAAGGTGGGCAAGGATATTTTCCTGGCCTTCTCGCCGGAGCGGGTGGATCCCGGACGGAAGGATTGGACGACGGTCAACACCCCGAAAGTAATCGGCGGAATCACACCGGCCTGCACGGAGGCCGCCCTGGCCTACTATGGGCGGGCGATCAAGACGCTGATCCCGGTTTCCTCGGCCGACGCTGCGGAGATGTCGAAACTGCTGGAAAACACGTTCCGGGCGGTGAACATCGGGCTGGTCAACGAAGTCGCGATCATGTGCGACCATCTCGGATTGGACGTGTGGGAGATCATCGGCGCCGCCGCCACCAAGCCCTTCGGCTTTATGAAATTCACCCCCGGTCCGGGCCTCGGCGGGCACTGCATTCCGATCGATCCGCTGTACCTTTCCTGGAAGCTCAAAGCGGTCAACTACAACGCCCGCTTCATCGAGCTGGCCAGCGAGATCAACACCAACATGCCCCGCTACGTGGCGGCCAAGGTCCAGGACGCGCTCAACCGAAACCGCAAGGCGATCAACGGCAGCCGGATCCTGGTGCTCGGCGTGGCCTACAAACCCAACGTGTCCGATCTGCGCGAATCGCCCGCGCTGGACGTCATCGGCCTCCTGCGCCAAAAGGGAGCCGTCGTGGATTACCACGATCCCTACGTTGCGGAGGTCCGCCACGATTCTTTCCAAATGAAAAGCGTCACGGATCTCGAGGGGGCGGTGCAGCAGTCGGATTGCGTGGTCATCACCACCGACCACGACGCCTATCCGTGGAAGAAGATCCTCGAACTCTCGCGGCTGGTGGTCGACACCCGCAACGCGCTCGGGGCGGCCGGCCGCGCCAGCCCGAAGGTGGTTCACCTCTGA